One Qiania dongpingensis genomic window carries:
- a CDS encoding glycosyltransferase family 2 protein, producing MREIAVLIPCYNEEKTVSKVVSDFKNALPEASIYVYDNNSTDNTAKFAEEAGAIVRHESRQGKGNVIRRMFKEIDADCYLMIDGDDTYPAEHAHEMCDLVLKDNVDMVIGDRLSSTYFSENKRPFHNLGNRLVRGLINRLFHGNVKDIMTGYRAFSYEFVKTFPVLSKGFEIETEMTIHALDKNLVLKEVPVTYRDRPDGSESKLNTYSDGVKVLKTIAKLFKEYKPTCFFSVLSFLFLLISLIFGIPVFTEYFSTGLVPRFPTLIFAGFMLIISLLLFISGVILEVIVKKHRQLFELVLIRTRREKDKG from the coding sequence ATGAGGGAAATTGCAGTATTAATACCTTGCTATAATGAAGAAAAAACAGTTTCAAAAGTGGTTTCTGATTTTAAAAATGCTTTACCGGAGGCTTCCATATATGTTTATGATAATAATTCTACCGACAACACTGCAAAATTTGCAGAGGAGGCTGGAGCAATCGTTCGCCATGAAAGCAGGCAAGGTAAAGGAAATGTTATACGAAGGATGTTTAAAGAAATTGACGCGGACTGTTATTTAATGATAGACGGTGATGATACTTATCCGGCGGAACATGCGCATGAGATGTGTGATTTGGTATTAAAGGATAATGTTGACATGGTAATTGGCGACCGATTGTCATCGACTTATTTTTCGGAGAATAAAAGGCCCTTTCATAATTTAGGGAATCGTTTGGTCCGGGGATTGATTAATCGTTTGTTTCATGGTAATGTAAAAGATATCATGACCGGGTACAGGGCGTTTAGCTATGAATTTGTAAAAACGTTTCCGGTATTGTCTAAAGGATTTGAGATTGAAACAGAGATGACGATACACGCTTTGGATAAAAATCTTGTTTTAAAAGAGGTGCCGGTAACATATAGGGACAGGCCAGATGGCAGCGAGTCCAAATTAAATACGTATAGTGACGGAGTAAAAGTCTTAAAAACGATAGCAAAATTATTTAAAGAGTATAAACCGACTTGCTTTTTTTCTGTTTTAAGTTTTTTGTTTTTGCTAATATCATTGATTTTTGGGATTCCAGTTTTTACGGAATATTTTAGTACGGGACTTGTACCACGGTTTCCAACGCTGATATTTGCCGGTTTTATGCTGATTATATCGTTGTTGTTATTTATTTCTGGGGTTATTTTGGAAGTGATAGTAAAAAAACACCGTCAGCTGTTTGAACTTGTATTAATTCGAACGAGGCGGGAAAAAGATAAAGGATAG
- a CDS encoding DUF6020 family protein: MATYPGIYSYDAYPQVLQILGGEGLSAHHPLIHTFLLNGCLYAGHWLTGDYNTGMLIYTVVQIFFMASVFSYALDRMKVYKISLFIRVLSYLFLAFSPINQIWVCLTTKDTIFGGLLLLVFLDIVDMVLDSEVFYSSKYRLARFIVLGIFMCLFRNQGIYLIFLAAPFLIWALKGYRKKCALVLFAVVLSTKIFTGPISSWMGAKPANPREALSVPIQQIARVLVQEPDSVTDEEKEIIYRYLPEEYISQYNASVSDAVKEGFNAKYFKENPMPFFKVWASVGLRNFSAYVDSFLYGSCGYFYTDYSPYWVQFILYDGSWTSEEFNFLKIERNTLFPAYDNYLRKVSTELIQEKIPVVSVILNEAFPFLTLIFVGGYLFYIKRYKLLLPLLVIFGFWGTNLLGPVIVMRYAFPIVICVPSMVSLIFIQQKDKRLLLSKEKGKERL, translated from the coding sequence TTGGCAACCTATCCGGGAATTTATTCCTATGACGCTTATCCTCAAGTCCTGCAGATATTGGGCGGGGAGGGCCTGAGTGCCCATCATCCGTTGATTCATACGTTTTTGCTGAACGGCTGCCTGTATGCTGGGCATTGGCTGACGGGAGATTATAATACCGGCATGCTGATCTATACAGTAGTTCAGATATTCTTTATGGCATCAGTATTTTCTTATGCACTGGACCGAATGAAGGTTTATAAGATTTCTTTATTTATACGGGTGCTGTCTTATCTGTTTTTGGCTTTTAGTCCGATTAATCAAATCTGGGTATGCCTTACGACGAAGGATACGATTTTCGGAGGCTTGCTCTTGCTGGTGTTTTTGGATATTGTAGATATGGTTTTGGACTCGGAAGTATTTTATTCGTCCAAATACCGGCTTGCTCGTTTTATTGTTTTGGGAATTTTTATGTGCCTGTTTAGAAACCAGGGGATTTATCTGATATTTTTGGCGGCTCCTTTTCTTATTTGGGCGTTGAAGGGGTATAGAAAGAAATGTGCGCTGGTGCTGTTTGCTGTGGTGCTGTCGACAAAGATATTCACAGGCCCCATATCGTCATGGATGGGGGCAAAGCCCGCAAATCCCAGAGAAGCGCTGAGTGTTCCGATTCAGCAGATAGCGAGGGTTCTTGTCCAGGAGCCGGATAGTGTGACAGATGAAGAAAAAGAAATTATTTACCGGTATCTGCCGGAGGAATATATCAGCCAATATAATGCCTCTGTTTCGGATGCGGTGAAGGAAGGTTTTAATGCAAAATATTTTAAAGAGAATCCGATGCCGTTTTTCAAGGTATGGGCGTCGGTTGGCCTGAGAAATTTTTCTGCCTATGTAGATTCCTTTTTGTATGGAAGCTGTGGGTATTTTTATACGGATTATTCGCCGTATTGGGTTCAGTTTATTCTATATGATGGTTCATGGACCTCAGAAGAATTCAATTTCTTGAAAATTGAACGGAATACACTATTTCCCGCATATGATAATTATTTAAGAAAGGTATCGACGGAATTGATTCAGGAAAAAATTCCTGTGGTTTCAGTTATTTTGAATGAGGCATTTCCTTTTTTAACGTTGATATTTGTAGGCGGATATTTATTTTATATCAAACGGTATAAGCTGCTTTTGCCGCTGCTTGTAATTTTTGGTTTCTGGGGAACCAATTTATTGGGACCGGTGATTGTGATGAGATACGCTTTTCCCATAGTCATTTGTGTTCCGTCCATGGTGTCACTGATTTTTATACAACAAAAGGATAAAAGGTTATTGCTCTCTAAAGAAAAAGGAAAGGAGAGATTATGA
- a CDS encoding rhamnan synthesis F family protein: MKLEKGTENRGIIFFFYDKQGIVDSYVTYMLREMKKCARDIYVVVNGTLSAEGKRRFSELTDYVWERENKGLDVGAYLYALKKIGWNKLKEYDELVMMNHTIMGPIYPIQEMFDDMGQREVDFWGLSMFYGAEFDPFDLVDGGYIRAHLQSHFIVVRRPLLCSEDYRNYWEEIPVITTYAESVTYHESYFTHHFESLGYKWQAYADWEGLEDFSNYPLLKTPVELIKKTRCPFFKRRSFMHNYEDFLHSTCGEPSVRLMQFLKTETEYDIDMIWENILRCENQSDIKKCLNLNYIASTKESHDMSETIRKKGVALIYHFFFEDLLDECLHYAGSMPEEADIYITTGSQEKKRMLEEAFRCFPNRVSVILVENRGRDVSALLVGAKSIVPKYGYICFVHDKKVAYLRPQSQGASWSYKCFENILKNQHLVNNVIRLFEENPRLGLLTTAPPNHAVYYPTLGYEWAANFDNVKKLAKKLNIHVPISPDKEPIAPLGSMFWFRSKALQRLFDEDWDYPDFPPEPLKGDGTISHAIERVHSFVAQEAGYYPAWLFSDEGAALEMTNATFMLRGLNTILFSGGLGDDYYDGVQSKLRKEMDNIRTQNVNVRLTPTLYLDWGQGYSEKNTIHEDNCGEEGFLEAEFEWGDEDVMPLRVRFDPCERGMFMMEDVKITLELSKNKRVNIPLNKCTCNGKIYGARILFLTSDPWIDITWGRKKPVGMKITAKVSIKVPEDILRLQ, from the coding sequence ATGAAATTGGAAAAAGGCACAGAGAATAGAGGCATAATATTTTTTTTCTACGACAAGCAGGGAATTGTAGACAGTTATGTCACTTATATGCTTCGGGAAATGAAAAAATGTGCCCGTGATATATACGTAGTTGTGAACGGGACTCTCAGCGCTGAGGGAAAACGACGCTTTAGTGAGCTTACGGATTATGTTTGGGAGCGGGAAAATAAAGGGCTCGATGTGGGTGCATATCTATATGCACTGAAAAAGATAGGATGGAATAAGCTTAAAGAGTATGATGAATTGGTCATGATGAACCATACAATCATGGGGCCAATCTATCCGATTCAGGAAATGTTTGATGACATGGGCCAGAGAGAGGTCGACTTCTGGGGGCTGTCCATGTTTTATGGGGCCGAATTTGACCCCTTTGATCTTGTGGATGGCGGATATATCCGTGCCCACCTGCAATCTCATTTTATTGTAGTAAGAAGACCCCTATTGTGCAGTGAAGATTACAGAAACTATTGGGAAGAAATTCCTGTTATTACCACATATGCAGAGTCTGTGACTTATCATGAATCTTATTTTACCCATCATTTTGAATCATTAGGATACAAATGGCAGGCGTATGCAGATTGGGAAGGGCTGGAGGATTTCAGCAATTATCCTTTATTAAAGACACCCGTGGAGTTAATAAAGAAAACTCGCTGTCCTTTTTTTAAACGAAGAAGCTTTATGCATAATTATGAGGATTTTCTGCATTCTACGTGTGGAGAACCAAGTGTCCGGCTGATGCAGTTTTTGAAGACCGAGACAGAATACGATATAGACATGATCTGGGAAAATATATTGCGTTGTGAGAACCAGTCGGATATAAAGAAATGTTTAAATCTGAATTATATTGCATCCACAAAGGAATCCCATGATATGTCTGAGACCATCCGTAAAAAGGGAGTGGCTCTGATTTATCATTTCTTTTTTGAGGATTTGCTGGATGAATGTCTTCATTATGCCGGTTCTATGCCTGAAGAAGCGGATATTTATATAACGACTGGGAGTCAGGAAAAAAAGAGGATGCTGGAAGAAGCCTTCAGGTGTTTTCCCAATCGTGTTTCCGTGATTCTGGTTGAAAACAGAGGAAGAGATGTAAGTGCTTTGCTGGTCGGAGCAAAGAGCATTGTACCAAAATATGGATATATATGTTTTGTTCATGATAAAAAGGTGGCATATCTGAGACCTCAGTCTCAGGGAGCGAGCTGGTCTTATAAGTGTTTTGAGAACATATTAAAGAATCAGCATTTGGTTAACAATGTAATCCGTTTGTTTGAAGAAAATCCCAGGCTTGGACTTTTGACAACGGCTCCTCCTAACCATGCTGTATATTATCCTACTTTGGGATATGAATGGGCTGCGAATTTTGACAATGTAAAGAAATTGGCAAAGAAGCTGAATATTCATGTTCCCATCTCCCCGGATAAAGAGCCAATCGCGCCGCTGGGTTCGATGTTCTGGTTCAGAAGCAAAGCTTTGCAGAGGTTATTTGATGAGGATTGGGATTATCCGGATTTTCCGCCGGAGCCGTTAAAGGGAGATGGAACTATCTCTCACGCAATTGAGCGGGTTCATAGTTTTGTGGCTCAGGAGGCAGGCTATTATCCGGCATGGCTTTTCAGCGATGAGGGAGCAGCGCTGGAAATGACGAATGCGACCTTTATGCTGCGCGGCCTTAATACGATCCTTTTTTCAGGAGGTCTGGGAGACGACTATTATGACGGAGTTCAGAGCAAGCTGAGAAAAGAAATGGATAATATCCGGACTCAGAATGTGAACGTAAGGCTGACTCCGACTCTGTATCTGGATTGGGGACAGGGATACAGCGAGAAAAATACGATTCATGAGGACAACTGCGGGGAGGAAGGCTTCCTGGAGGCTGAATTTGAATGGGGGGATGAGGACGTCATGCCCCTACGGGTAAGGTTCGATCCGTGTGAACGCGGCATGTTTATGATGGAAGATGTTAAAATTACATTGGAACTTTCCAAGAATAAGAGAGTCAATATACCACTTAATAAGTGTACCTGTAATGGAAAAATATATGGAGCAAGGATTTTGTTTTTAACATCAGATCCATGGATCGATATCACCTGGGGGAGAAAGAAGCCCGTAGGAATGAAAATTACCGCGAAGGTTTCCATAAAAGTGCCGGAAGATATTTTGAGGCTGCAGTGA
- a CDS encoding NAD-dependent epimerase/dehydratase family protein, protein MQNRTILVTGANGYIGRHVVKALLDMGNKVIADDLILDSIDERAEKIQVPIFSGAEDIYEQLGSPDVVIHMAWRNGFVHNADSHITDIPAHYTFIRNLLAGGLKHIAVMGTMHEVGYWEGAIKEDTPTNPSSFYGMSKNVLRQITLQLAGEFEAVCYWIRAFYIYGDDLKNHSIFTKIGQMEREGKKTFPFNSGKNLYDFIEVDALADQIAHVVNQDEVKGIINCCSGIPVSLADKVDAYIKANNFKIRPEYGAFPDRPYDSPGVWGDTEKIKAIMGCSKKED, encoded by the coding sequence ATGCAGAATAGAACAATACTGGTGACAGGAGCCAATGGCTATATTGGCCGGCATGTAGTCAAGGCATTATTGGATATGGGAAACAAAGTGATCGCAGATGATTTGATACTCGACAGCATTGACGAAAGAGCAGAAAAAATACAGGTCCCTATTTTTTCTGGAGCGGAGGACATATATGAACAGCTGGGATCTCCTGATGTTGTAATTCACATGGCATGGAGGAATGGGTTTGTTCATAATGCAGATTCCCATATAACTGATATACCGGCTCATTATACATTTATTCGAAATTTGCTGGCTGGAGGTTTAAAACATATTGCAGTCATGGGCACTATGCATGAAGTGGGGTATTGGGAAGGTGCGATCAAGGAAGATACGCCGACTAATCCAAGCTCTTTTTATGGTATGTCTAAGAATGTCCTGCGTCAGATAACCCTGCAGCTTGCAGGTGAATTTGAGGCAGTGTGCTATTGGATCCGGGCTTTTTATATTTATGGAGATGACCTGAAGAATCACTCTATATTTACGAAGATCGGGCAGATGGAGCGGGAAGGGAAAAAGACGTTTCCTTTTAACAGTGGGAAAAATCTGTATGATTTCATTGAAGTTGATGCTTTGGCCGATCAGATAGCGCATGTGGTGAATCAGGACGAAGTTAAGGGTATCATAAACTGCTGCAGTGGAATACCAGTTTCATTGGCAGATAAAGTGGATGCTTATATAAAAGCAAATAATTTTAAGATCAGGCCGGAATATGGTGCGTTTCCGGACAGGCCTTATGATTCTCCGGGGGTATGGGGAGATACGGAAAAGATAAAGGCGATCATGGGCTGCTCAAAAAAAGAGGATTGA